The following coding sequences lie in one Halorarum halophilum genomic window:
- a CDS encoding MATE family efflux transporter yields the protein MTGPPTASRANDLTEGDLLRPMLRVAWPLVLIQLLQVMYNVADTFWLGRLSADAVGALSLAFPIVFLFISVGAGFTAAGAILVAQHTGAGGDRQAGRVAGTTLGFVMLVSLVIAAVGYVAVEPMLALLPADVATARDIVPLAAEYMRVFFLATPFLFGFYVFVSLMRGYGDTRGPLRVMVISVALNVVLDPILIFGFGPINGSGIEGAAWATLVSRAVATVVGWYVIFGTSAGPDVRPPDLVPDLDIVRDVVTLGVPSALEQSGVSLAFVVLTGMVASFPPAIVAAYGLGNRLISLVFLPALGLSQATNTVVGQNLGAERADRAWRAVRAALTVVVAVMIPVSLFAAAFPEAIVTVFLPPDAPDAGQTIEYATVYLRTAAVMFAFTGVFEVGRGAFRGAGRTKTALVFSLIALWGVRVPATYVLVFEQGWGTTGIWWAVVFGDVVGAVVVLAWLLRGTWTSAVVETGEPSHADD from the coding sequence ATGACTGGCCCTCCAACCGCCAGCCGCGCGAACGACCTCACGGAGGGTGATCTGCTCCGGCCGATGCTGCGCGTCGCCTGGCCGCTGGTCCTCATCCAGCTCCTCCAGGTGATGTACAACGTCGCGGACACGTTCTGGCTCGGCCGGCTGTCCGCCGACGCCGTCGGCGCGCTCTCGCTCGCGTTCCCCATCGTCTTCCTCTTCATCAGCGTCGGCGCAGGCTTCACCGCGGCGGGAGCCATCCTCGTGGCCCAGCACACGGGCGCGGGCGGCGACCGGCAGGCGGGCCGCGTCGCCGGCACGACGCTCGGGTTCGTCATGCTCGTCTCGCTCGTCATCGCCGCCGTCGGCTACGTCGCGGTCGAGCCGATGCTCGCGCTGTTGCCCGCGGACGTCGCGACCGCCCGGGACATCGTCCCCCTCGCCGCCGAGTACATGCGGGTGTTCTTCCTCGCGACGCCGTTCCTGTTCGGGTTCTACGTGTTCGTCTCGCTGATGCGGGGCTACGGCGACACGAGGGGTCCCCTTCGAGTGATGGTCATCTCGGTCGCCCTGAACGTCGTCCTCGACCCGATCCTCATCTTCGGGTTCGGCCCGATCAACGGCTCGGGCATCGAGGGCGCCGCGTGGGCGACGCTCGTCTCCCGGGCGGTCGCAACGGTCGTCGGCTGGTACGTCATCTTCGGCACCTCGGCCGGTCCGGACGTCCGCCCGCCCGACCTGGTTCCGGACCTCGACATCGTGCGCGACGTGGTGACGCTGGGCGTCCCGTCGGCGCTCGAACAGTCCGGCGTCTCGCTGGCGTTCGTCGTCCTGACGGGCATGGTCGCGTCGTTCCCCCCGGCCATCGTCGCCGCGTACGGGCTGGGGAACCGCCTCATCTCGCTGGTGTTCCTGCCGGCATTGGGGCTCTCGCAGGCGACGAACACCGTGGTGGGCCAGAACCTCGGGGCCGAGCGCGCGGACCGGGCCTGGCGGGCGGTCCGGGCCGCGCTGACGGTGGTCGTCGCGGTGATGATCCCGGTGAGCCTCTTCGCCGCGGCGTTCCCCGAGGCCATCGTCACGGTGTTCCTCCCGCCCGACGCCCCGGACGCCGGCCAGACCATCGAGTACGCGACGGTCTACCTCCGGACGGCGGCGGTGATGTTCGCGTTCACGGGCGTCTTCGAGGTCGGCCGCGGCGCGTTCCGGGGCGCTGGCCGGACGAAGACGGCGCTGGTGTTCTCCCTGATCGCGCTCTGGGGCGTCCGCGTCCCCGCGACGTACGTCCTCGTGTTCGAACAGGGCTGGGGGACGACCGGTATCTGGTGGGCGGTCGTCTTCGGCGACGTCGTCGGGGCGGTGGTCGTCCTCGCGTGGCTGCTCCGCGGGACCTGGACCTCGGCCGTCGTCGAGACGGGCGAACCGTCGCACGCCGACGACTGA